The following coding sequences lie in one Flavobacterium sediminis genomic window:
- a CDS encoding metallophosphoesterase — MKKFVIGDIHGGLKALQQTILSAPVTTNDTLIFLGDYVDGWSESPGVLDFLIEIQASQNCIFIKGNHDDLLLNYLKTGQYKDEWFIHGGASTINAYQKVSSEQKQKHIEFLENLNDYHLDGQNRLFIHAGFTNIRGIHAEFYKPMFYWDRTLWEAALALDPSIPIESDLYPNRLKLYREIFIGHTPVTRISKETPVNAACVWNVDTGAAFKGRLTLMDIDTKEFWQSDPLPQLYPTEKGRN; from the coding sequence AAATTTGTTATCGGCGACATCCACGGAGGGCTAAAAGCCTTGCAGCAGACCATTTTAAGTGCTCCTGTTACAACTAATGACACCTTGATCTTTTTGGGAGACTATGTAGATGGATGGAGCGAATCTCCGGGTGTCTTGGATTTTTTAATAGAAATTCAGGCTTCTCAAAATTGTATTTTCATAAAAGGTAATCATGACGACCTGCTTCTGAATTACCTTAAAACGGGACAATATAAAGACGAGTGGTTCATTCATGGCGGGGCATCTACAATAAATGCCTATCAAAAAGTTTCCTCTGAACAAAAACAAAAACATATTGAATTCCTCGAAAATTTAAACGATTACCATCTGGATGGTCAAAACAGACTTTTTATTCATGCAGGTTTTACTAATATACGGGGAATTCATGCAGAATTCTACAAACCTATGTTCTATTGGGACAGAACTCTTTGGGAGGCTGCTTTGGCTTTAGACCCATCCATCCCGATTGAAAGTGATCTATATCCTAACCGATTAAAGCTATACCGTGAAATTTTCATAGGGCATACTCCTGTTACCCGTATTTCCAAAGAAACTCCGGTTAATGCCGCTTGTGTATGGAACGTAGATACAGGTGCTGCTTTTAAAGGCAGGTTAACGCTCATGGATATCGATACTAAAGAATTCTGGCAAAGTGATCCTTTACCGCAATTGTATCCGACAGAAAAAGGCCGTAATTAA
- a CDS encoding DUF6646 family protein — translation MKKIVFFTLFFCGLMNAQVFKGEGDQKFQVGANLQEHGSGIILMYDYGLGKNFSIGGVSSYLLGVDKISGEKPDFKDRFDLKARFNANIADVFGLEDHFDFYPGLDLGLKNFGGHVGARYFFTDGFGLYSEIQFPIAKYDSNVVGFEKYNNQFNFSIGMSFNL, via the coding sequence ATGAAAAAAATAGTATTTTTTACATTATTCTTTTGCGGATTAATGAATGCTCAGGTTTTCAAAGGAGAAGGAGATCAAAAGTTTCAGGTAGGTGCCAATCTCCAAGAACATGGAAGTGGCATTATATTAATGTATGATTACGGATTGGGAAAAAACTTTTCCATTGGTGGTGTTTCAAGTTACCTGTTAGGAGTAGATAAAATTTCAGGAGAAAAACCCGATTTCAAAGATCGTTTTGATCTTAAAGCGCGTTTTAATGCTAATATTGCTGATGTCTTCGGGCTTGAAGATCATTTTGATTTTTATCCCGGATTGGATTTAGGTTTAAAAAACTTCGGCGGACACGTTGGTGCACGTTATTTTTTCACTGATGGTTTCGGCCTTTATAGTGAGATCCAGTTCCCTATTGCAAAATACGATTCAAATGTTGTAGGGTTTGAAAAATACAACAATCAGTTTAACTTCTCAATCGGAATGAGTTTTAATCTATAA
- a CDS encoding PhnA domain-containing protein has protein sequence MSVIEKKLKDRSGSKCEISGAEHDLIVYTLPPYTSESLEHSVLIAKNLAEQIDNPEIMNEIDWRGLSESMWSEFLPVQVLSWRMLARLKNHDLLDMMYLDEEALEWAKATGEGEDEEGKIVHKDSNGNILQDGDSVVLIKDLDVKGANFTAKRGAPVHNIKLVWDNAEQIEGRVEGQHIVILTQYVKKTK, from the coding sequence ATGAGCGTTATTGAAAAAAAATTAAAGGACAGAAGCGGCTCTAAATGTGAAATTAGCGGCGCAGAACATGATTTAATCGTTTACACTTTACCTCCGTATACTTCAGAAAGTCTTGAGCATTCGGTTTTAATTGCTAAAAATTTAGCCGAACAAATTGACAATCCGGAAATTATGAATGAAATAGACTGGAGAGGACTAAGCGAAAGTATGTGGAGTGAATTTTTACCGGTTCAGGTACTTTCTTGGCGAATGCTGGCCCGCTTAAAGAATCATGATCTATTAGACATGATGTACCTTGACGAAGAAGCCTTGGAATGGGCCAAAGCAACAGGTGAAGGCGAAGATGAAGAAGGCAAGATCGTGCACAAAGACAGTAATGGAAACATTCTTCAAGATGGTGATTCAGTAGTTTTGATTAAAGATCTGGATGTAAAAGGGGCTAATTTTACAGCTAAACGCGGTGCTCCGGTTCACAACATCAAATTGGTTTGGGATAACGCCGAGCAAATTGAAGGACGGGTAGAAGGGCAACATATTGTAATTTTAACGCAATATGTAAAGAAAACAAAATAA
- the amaB gene encoding L-piperidine-6-carboxylate dehydrogenase, giving the protein MSTITLSSVAEQFGMKEALGLLGIKEVNQGTSTGNQWFSNGEKIDSYSPVDGQLIASVTATTREDYEQVMQAATEAFKTFRLMPAPKRGEIVRQFGEKLRQYKEPLGKLVSYEMGKSYQEGLGEVQEMIDICDFAVGLSRQLNGSTLHSERFGHRMYDQYHPLGVVGIISAFNFPVAVWSWNTALAWICGDVCVWKPSEKTPLCGIACQNIIAEVLKENNLPEGISCLINGDYKVGEFMTQDKRVPLVSATGSTRMGKIVAQEVAGRLGRSLLELGGNNAIIVTPDADIKMTVIGAVFGAVGTAGQRCTSTRRLIIHESIYDKVKDAVVSAYGQLRIGNPLDQNNHVGPLIDKHAVEMYNNALEKVVAEGGTVLVEGGVLSGDGFESGCYVKPAIAEAKNEFEIVQHETFAPVLYLLKYSGDVENAIDIQNGVAQGLSSAIMTNNLREAEKFLSHAGSDCGIANVNIGTSGAEIGGAFGGEKETGGGRESGSDAWKVYMRRQTNTINYTTDLPLAQGIKFDL; this is encoded by the coding sequence ATGTCGACAATAACACTATCATCAGTTGCTGAACAATTCGGGATGAAAGAAGCCTTAGGATTGTTAGGTATTAAAGAGGTGAACCAAGGAACATCAACTGGGAACCAATGGTTTTCTAACGGTGAGAAAATAGATAGTTATTCTCCGGTAGACGGACAATTGATTGCATCGGTTACTGCTACTACAAGAGAAGACTACGAACAGGTAATGCAGGCTGCAACGGAAGCTTTTAAAACATTCCGATTAATGCCGGCTCCAAAAAGAGGTGAGATCGTTCGCCAATTCGGAGAGAAATTAAGACAATACAAAGAACCGCTTGGTAAATTGGTTTCTTATGAAATGGGAAAATCATATCAGGAAGGTTTGGGTGAAGTTCAGGAGATGATCGATATCTGTGATTTTGCTGTTGGTTTATCCCGTCAGTTAAACGGATCAACATTACATTCAGAACGTTTCGGACATAGAATGTATGATCAGTACCATCCTCTTGGAGTAGTTGGGATTATTTCTGCCTTTAACTTTCCGGTTGCAGTTTGGTCATGGAATACGGCTTTAGCCTGGATTTGCGGTGATGTTTGTGTTTGGAAACCCTCTGAAAAAACCCCTTTGTGCGGTATTGCATGTCAAAATATAATTGCTGAGGTTTTAAAAGAAAATAACTTACCGGAAGGAATTTCTTGTTTGATTAACGGAGATTACAAAGTAGGAGAGTTCATGACTCAAGATAAAAGAGTGCCGTTAGTTTCTGCAACAGGTTCTACCCGTATGGGAAAAATCGTAGCACAAGAAGTTGCCGGACGTTTAGGAAGATCTTTACTGGAATTAGGAGGTAACAATGCTATTATTGTAACTCCCGATGCAGATATCAAAATGACGGTAATCGGAGCAGTTTTCGGAGCAGTAGGAACGGCAGGGCAACGTTGTACTTCTACTCGCCGTTTAATTATCCACGAAAGTATTTATGATAAAGTAAAAGATGCAGTCGTTTCTGCATATGGACAATTGCGCATCGGTAATCCGTTAGATCAGAATAATCACGTTGGACCGCTTATTGATAAACATGCTGTTGAAATGTATAATAATGCTTTAGAAAAAGTAGTTGCTGAAGGAGGAACTGTTTTGGTAGAAGGCGGAGTATTATCAGGAGATGGTTTTGAAAGCGGATGTTATGTGAAACCGGCTATAGCTGAAGCTAAAAATGAATTTGAGATCGTGCAACATGAAACGTTTGCTCCGGTATTATACTTGTTGAAATATAGCGGAGATGTTGAAAATGCTATTGATATCCAAAACGGAGTAGCTCAGGGCTTATCATCTGCAATTATGACTAATAATTTACGCGAAGCAGAAAAATTCTTGTCACATGCCGGTTCTGATTGTGGTATTGCTAATGTAAATATCGGAACATCAGGTGCGGAAATCGGAGGTGCTTTCGGAGGAGAGAAAGAAACCGGAGGCGGACGTGAATCAGGATCAGATGCTTGGAAAGTATATATGAGACGTCAGACAAATACAATTAACTATACCACTGATTTGCCTTTGGCGCAAGGGATTAAATTTGATTTGTAA